The following coding sequences are from one Stigmatopora nigra isolate UIUO_SnigA chromosome 10, RoL_Snig_1.1, whole genome shotgun sequence window:
- the ccndbp1 gene encoding cyclin-D1-binding protein 1 homolog isoform X1: MEAGDNAAQNVSVPLRNLLQSVKCVTARVGDGESNESDGDFDLSNFWDTLNQAVKAVSQEATKISLAFSKPPLPSQQDGEKLAESLLKGVLSLATVYYWLPKSQGVCLRSHVQDATVQVLEGVTQLLEVILNSPLQSLSQEQLTSTGGVWSACDAFSCLPRDNKAAALLILRGQTAIVKDAVEELEQASSEPHEPFGDGEESPDHWLSERDRRLVAACRGLMKTAAACLRKSTTAVGARGDAGLPQLVEQLDRLVDGVKQISPGVDDLALCLYPPVDYNEVENYVFKLATLLKELLAIISRSNHICGEDQVSWVQFLDGAVDHNLQKANNVIREDA, from the exons ATGGAAGCCGGAGACAATGCGGCTCAAAACGTCAGCGTGCCACTACGTAACCTGCTTCAGTCCGTCAAGTGCGTGACAGCTCGGGTTGGAG ATGGCGAGTCCAACGAGTCAGACGGAGACTTCGACCTCTCCAACTTTTGGGACACTTTGA ACCAGGCAGTGAAGGCGGTGTCCCAGGAAGCCACCAAAATCAGTCTGGCCTTCTCCAAACCGCCGTTACCGTCACAGCAG GACGGAGAAAAGCTAGCCGAGTCGCTGCTCAAGGGCGTTCTCAGCCTCGCCACCGTTTATTACTGGCTTCCCAAGAGCCAAG GCGTCTGTCTGCGGAGCCACGTCCAGGACGCCACCGTACAAGTTCTGGAAGGGGTGACGCAGCTGCTGGAGGTCATCCTCAATTCTCCGCTACAAAG TTTGAGTCAGGAGCAGTTGACGTCGACGGGGGGCGTGTGGTCGGCGTGCGACGCCTTTAGCTGCCTGCCCAGAG ACAATAAAGCCGCGGCGTTGCTGATCCTGAGGGGTCAGACCGCCATCGTCAAGGACGCCGTCGAAGAATTGGAACAG GCGTCGTCCGAGCCCCACGAGCCATTCGGCGACGGCGAGGAGTCGCCGGACCACTGGCTTTCGGAACGTGACCGCCGACTGGTCGCCGCCTGCCGGGGGCTGATGAAGACGGCCGCCGCCTGCCTGAGGAAGAGCACCACGGCCGTCGGGGCCCGCGGGGACGCCGGCCTGCCGCAATTGGTGGAGCAGCTGGACCGCCTGGTGGACGGCGTCAAGCAAATCAGCCCCGG agttGATGACTTGGCTTTGTGCCTCTACCCACCTGTGGACTACAATGAAGTGGAAAATTAT gtgtTCAAACTGGCCACGTTATTGAAGGAACTTCTGGCCATCATCAG CAGGTCCAATCACATCTGCGGCGAAGACCAGGTGTCCTGGGTTCAGTTCTTGGACGGAGCCGTAGACCACAACCTGCAGAAAGCCAACAATGTCATCCGGGAGGACGCCTAA
- the ccndbp1 gene encoding cyclin-D1-binding protein 1 homolog isoform X3: MEAGDNAAQNVSVPLRNLLQSVKCVTARVGDGESNESDGDFDLSNFWDTLNQAVKAVSQEATKISLAFSKPPLPSQQDGEKLAESLLKGVLSLATVYYWLPKSQGVCLRSHVQDATVQVLEGVTQLLEVILNSPLQSLSQEQLTSTGGVWSACDAFSCLPRDNKAAALLILRGQTAIVKDAVEELEQASSEPHEPFGDGEESPDHWLSERDRRLVAACRGLMKTAAACLRKSTTAVGARGDAGLPQLVEQLDRLVDGVKQISPGVDDLALCLYPPVDYNEVENYVFKLATLLKELLAIIRVGVRGC; this comes from the exons ATGGAAGCCGGAGACAATGCGGCTCAAAACGTCAGCGTGCCACTACGTAACCTGCTTCAGTCCGTCAAGTGCGTGACAGCTCGGGTTGGAG ATGGCGAGTCCAACGAGTCAGACGGAGACTTCGACCTCTCCAACTTTTGGGACACTTTGA ACCAGGCAGTGAAGGCGGTGTCCCAGGAAGCCACCAAAATCAGTCTGGCCTTCTCCAAACCGCCGTTACCGTCACAGCAG GACGGAGAAAAGCTAGCCGAGTCGCTGCTCAAGGGCGTTCTCAGCCTCGCCACCGTTTATTACTGGCTTCCCAAGAGCCAAG GCGTCTGTCTGCGGAGCCACGTCCAGGACGCCACCGTACAAGTTCTGGAAGGGGTGACGCAGCTGCTGGAGGTCATCCTCAATTCTCCGCTACAAAG TTTGAGTCAGGAGCAGTTGACGTCGACGGGGGGCGTGTGGTCGGCGTGCGACGCCTTTAGCTGCCTGCCCAGAG ACAATAAAGCCGCGGCGTTGCTGATCCTGAGGGGTCAGACCGCCATCGTCAAGGACGCCGTCGAAGAATTGGAACAG GCGTCGTCCGAGCCCCACGAGCCATTCGGCGACGGCGAGGAGTCGCCGGACCACTGGCTTTCGGAACGTGACCGCCGACTGGTCGCCGCCTGCCGGGGGCTGATGAAGACGGCCGCCGCCTGCCTGAGGAAGAGCACCACGGCCGTCGGGGCCCGCGGGGACGCCGGCCTGCCGCAATTGGTGGAGCAGCTGGACCGCCTGGTGGACGGCGTCAAGCAAATCAGCCCCGG agttGATGACTTGGCTTTGTGCCTCTACCCACCTGTGGACTACAATGAAGTGGAAAATTAT gtgtTCAAACTGGCCACGTTATTGAAGGAACTTCTGGCCATCATCAG GGTTGGGGTCAGGGGATGTTGA
- the LOC144203590 gene encoding protein TMEPAI-like isoform X1 yields MLQLFMGVLNATAANVAFACGCARLSSVHVMDVTQLELVQMVLIVVVMLVMVVVVTCVLNRYRMAARSPHFGPRPSASPSPPPCSDHHLEAGAGIPGHAFRSGFRSGFPFPRRHPTVDLPPSISLSDGEEPPPYLGPCALQLRDPEQQMELNRESLRPPPNRTVFDSLDPPSSYAGVQANRQKLREEAPPTYKEAIGHWFQQHGAPPLDGQKAKEKSQDPRAG; encoded by the exons ATGTTACAACTTTTCATGGGCGTCCTGAACGCAACAGCCGCCAATGTCGCGTTTGCGTGCGGATGCGCGCGCCTCAGCTCCGTGCACGTCATGGACGTCA ccCAGCTGGAACTGGTTCAGATGGTGCTCATCGTGGTGGTGATGCTGgtcatggtggtggtggtcaccTGCGTCCTCAACCGCTACCGCATGGCGGCGCGCTCGCCACACTTTGGACCCAGGCCATCGGCCTCGCCATCGCCGCCTCCGTGCTCGGACCATCACCTG GAAGCGGGCGCCGGGATCCCGGGCCACGCCTTCCGCTCCGGCTTCCGGTCGGGTTTCCCCTTCCCGCGGCGCCACCCGACGGTGGACCTGCCGCCCAGCATCTCGCTGTCGGACGGGGAGGAGCCTCCGCCCTACCTGGGCCCCTGCGCCCTCCAGCTGCGGGACCCCGAGCAGCAGATGGAGCTGAACCGCGAGTCGCTGCGCCCGCCGCCCAACCGCACCGTCTTCGACTCGCTGGATCCGCCCTCGTCCTACGCCGG CGTCCAGGCGAACCGGCAGAAATTAAGGGAAGAAGCTCCGCCCACCTACAAGGAGGCCATTGGACACTGGTTCCAACAGCACGGCGCCCCGCCACTGGACGGCCAGAAGGCAAAAGAGAAATCCCAAGACCCGCGAGCTGGCTGA
- the ccndbp1 gene encoding cyclin-D1-binding protein 1 homolog isoform X2 — protein MEAGDNAAQNVSVPLRNLLQSVKCVTARVGDGESNESDGDFDLSNFWDTLNQAVKAVSQEATKISLAFSKPPLPSQQDGEKLAESLLKGVLSLATVYYWLPKSQGVCLRSHVQDATVQVLEGVTQLLEVILNSPLQSLSQEQLTSTGGVWSACDAFSCLPRDNKAAALLILRGQTAIVKDAVEELEQASSEPHEPFGDGEESPDHWLSERDRRLVAACRGLMKTAAACLRKSTTAVGARGDAGLPQLVEQLDRLVDGVKQISPGVDDLALCLYPPVDYNEVENYVFKLATLLKELLAIIRSNHICGEDQVSWVQFLDGAVDHNLQKANNVIREDA, from the exons ATGGAAGCCGGAGACAATGCGGCTCAAAACGTCAGCGTGCCACTACGTAACCTGCTTCAGTCCGTCAAGTGCGTGACAGCTCGGGTTGGAG ATGGCGAGTCCAACGAGTCAGACGGAGACTTCGACCTCTCCAACTTTTGGGACACTTTGA ACCAGGCAGTGAAGGCGGTGTCCCAGGAAGCCACCAAAATCAGTCTGGCCTTCTCCAAACCGCCGTTACCGTCACAGCAG GACGGAGAAAAGCTAGCCGAGTCGCTGCTCAAGGGCGTTCTCAGCCTCGCCACCGTTTATTACTGGCTTCCCAAGAGCCAAG GCGTCTGTCTGCGGAGCCACGTCCAGGACGCCACCGTACAAGTTCTGGAAGGGGTGACGCAGCTGCTGGAGGTCATCCTCAATTCTCCGCTACAAAG TTTGAGTCAGGAGCAGTTGACGTCGACGGGGGGCGTGTGGTCGGCGTGCGACGCCTTTAGCTGCCTGCCCAGAG ACAATAAAGCCGCGGCGTTGCTGATCCTGAGGGGTCAGACCGCCATCGTCAAGGACGCCGTCGAAGAATTGGAACAG GCGTCGTCCGAGCCCCACGAGCCATTCGGCGACGGCGAGGAGTCGCCGGACCACTGGCTTTCGGAACGTGACCGCCGACTGGTCGCCGCCTGCCGGGGGCTGATGAAGACGGCCGCCGCCTGCCTGAGGAAGAGCACCACGGCCGTCGGGGCCCGCGGGGACGCCGGCCTGCCGCAATTGGTGGAGCAGCTGGACCGCCTGGTGGACGGCGTCAAGCAAATCAGCCCCGG agttGATGACTTGGCTTTGTGCCTCTACCCACCTGTGGACTACAATGAAGTGGAAAATTAT gtgtTCAAACTGGCCACGTTATTGAAGGAACTTCTGGCCATCATCAG GTCCAATCACATCTGCGGCGAAGACCAGGTGTCCTGGGTTCAGTTCTTGGACGGAGCCGTAGACCACAACCTGCAGAAAGCCAACAATGTCATCCGGGAGGACGCCTAA
- the LOC144203590 gene encoding protein TMEPAI-like isoform X2, translating into MHPSVGDHRHHPQHMCAEFQTCAQLELVQMVLIVVVMLVMVVVVTCVLNRYRMAARSPHFGPRPSASPSPPPCSDHHLEAGAGIPGHAFRSGFRSGFPFPRRHPTVDLPPSISLSDGEEPPPYLGPCALQLRDPEQQMELNRESLRPPPNRTVFDSLDPPSSYAGVQANRQKLREEAPPTYKEAIGHWFQQHGAPPLDGQKAKEKSQDPRAG; encoded by the exons ATGCATCCTTCGGTGGGGGATCACCGTCATCATCCTCAGCACATGTGTGCCGAGTTTCAAACTTGTG ccCAGCTGGAACTGGTTCAGATGGTGCTCATCGTGGTGGTGATGCTGgtcatggtggtggtggtcaccTGCGTCCTCAACCGCTACCGCATGGCGGCGCGCTCGCCACACTTTGGACCCAGGCCATCGGCCTCGCCATCGCCGCCTCCGTGCTCGGACCATCACCTG GAAGCGGGCGCCGGGATCCCGGGCCACGCCTTCCGCTCCGGCTTCCGGTCGGGTTTCCCCTTCCCGCGGCGCCACCCGACGGTGGACCTGCCGCCCAGCATCTCGCTGTCGGACGGGGAGGAGCCTCCGCCCTACCTGGGCCCCTGCGCCCTCCAGCTGCGGGACCCCGAGCAGCAGATGGAGCTGAACCGCGAGTCGCTGCGCCCGCCGCCCAACCGCACCGTCTTCGACTCGCTGGATCCGCCCTCGTCCTACGCCGG CGTCCAGGCGAACCGGCAGAAATTAAGGGAAGAAGCTCCGCCCACCTACAAGGAGGCCATTGGACACTGGTTCCAACAGCACGGCGCCCCGCCACTGGACGGCCAGAAGGCAAAAGAGAAATCCCAAGACCCGCGAGCTGGCTGA